One stretch of Streptomyces peucetius DNA includes these proteins:
- a CDS encoding phosphotransferase — protein MTPPVPIPGGFEKSEMYQVLEEACAIAGFDSADAHLLRGQTNAVIRLGRVPVVVKIARKGSRIEDVSRTVQFVRELMSVGFPTVPLLDIDQPVVVGQHAATFWTYLPQPERPVDAAQLAKPLYALHTLTPRPLQLPKHDNIRAIRRSLSAITSVSASGLRFLQARADCLEEKLREVTFALPEGVIQGDPQHRNALHTADGGAVLCDWDTVTVGQPEWDLVTIEVHCRRFGYGQPHYQAFADTYGFDIVRWPGYTTLAAIRELRMVTTNARKTGHAPGSLAEVERRIEGLRRNDTTSRWNLL, from the coding sequence ATGACACCACCAGTACCGATTCCCGGCGGGTTCGAAAAGTCCGAGATGTACCAAGTATTGGAGGAAGCCTGTGCGATTGCTGGCTTCGACAGCGCCGACGCGCACCTCCTCCGAGGGCAGACCAACGCTGTCATCCGTCTCGGCAGAGTCCCGGTGGTTGTCAAGATCGCACGTAAGGGCTCCCGGATCGAGGACGTGTCGCGCACTGTCCAGTTCGTTCGAGAGCTGATGAGCGTTGGCTTCCCCACCGTGCCGCTGCTCGACATTGATCAACCAGTTGTCGTCGGCCAGCACGCGGCGACCTTCTGGACCTATCTGCCTCAGCCGGAAAGGCCAGTGGATGCGGCCCAGCTCGCGAAGCCGCTCTATGCACTGCATACCCTGACTCCGCGTCCGCTCCAGCTACCCAAGCACGACAACATCCGGGCCATCCGCCGATCACTCAGCGCGATCACCTCGGTGTCGGCGAGTGGCCTCCGATTCCTTCAGGCCCGGGCCGACTGTCTTGAGGAAAAGCTTCGGGAAGTTACCTTCGCCCTGCCGGAGGGTGTAATCCAGGGCGATCCCCAGCATCGGAACGCCCTGCATACCGCCGACGGCGGCGCTGTGCTCTGCGACTGGGACACCGTAACTGTGGGGCAACCAGAGTGGGACCTGGTCACCATAGAGGTTCACTGCCGGCGGTTTGGCTACGGTCAGCCGCACTACCAGGCCTTCGCGGACACCTACGGATTCGACATCGTTCGCTGGCCCGGGTACACCACCCTTGCGGCCATTCGAGAACTGCGCATGGTGACCACAAACGCCCGCAAAACGGGACACGCACCAGGGAGTCTGGCCGAAGTCGAACGTCGCATTGAAGGCCTTCGGCGCAACGACACCACATCGCGTTGGAACCTGCTCTAG
- a CDS encoding helix-turn-helix transcriptional regulator encodes MEQRMKPHAPSCAKRLRLQGDAAGQTALEIAQIIHEHCSVSQLRAHRLARGLTQKEAAEGVRSLGPRLGEHAPKADAIRLGHWESGRHHPRPQAIALLCEFYECGPGELGFEATGAPPRAALTNDLVPMVASRAVQGHGATESDRLAASVDAARRAVDRTLAAATVSSGQLDLLDEQVLWARQQYVYTPPGPMLTVLLRHLGDIENLAADRQPAAVQVRLSELTAMLATLIADALMKLGELDRSQAWYGTARHAADDSGNTELRARVRAQAAMLPFYYGPLSAAVALARDARMICRGRPTATGAFAAAAEARALAKLGDSKGAEAALRYAAGMFDQVGSHGEDDAFSFPERRFLLYRSGTLTALGRTVEARKVQAQALALYPAETGIDPTLLSLEAAICLAREHSPAEACELAGSVFLRVVPAHRTPIVEERARDVIHALPAAVRGSRAARELREILELPPGQT; translated from the coding sequence ATGGAGCAGCGAATGAAGCCACATGCACCGTCCTGCGCGAAGCGCTTACGACTGCAAGGCGACGCCGCCGGGCAGACCGCCCTCGAGATCGCACAGATAATCCACGAACACTGCTCCGTCTCACAGCTACGAGCTCATCGCCTGGCGCGAGGTCTCACGCAGAAGGAAGCAGCAGAGGGGGTGCGATCCCTCGGCCCGAGACTTGGCGAACATGCTCCGAAGGCCGACGCAATCAGGCTGGGCCACTGGGAGTCCGGCCGGCACCACCCGAGGCCGCAGGCCATCGCCCTTCTATGCGAATTCTACGAATGCGGCCCAGGCGAGCTGGGCTTTGAAGCCACAGGGGCCCCGCCTAGGGCGGCCCTGACAAACGACCTGGTCCCAATGGTGGCCTCCCGTGCCGTTCAGGGCCATGGGGCGACCGAATCTGATCGATTGGCAGCTTCCGTCGACGCTGCTCGCCGCGCGGTCGACAGGACCCTGGCCGCTGCGACGGTCAGCAGCGGTCAACTGGACCTCCTCGACGAGCAGGTCTTGTGGGCTCGCCAGCAATACGTCTACACACCCCCAGGCCCGATGCTGACTGTTCTCCTCCGCCATCTGGGCGACATCGAGAACCTGGCAGCCGATCGCCAGCCGGCTGCCGTGCAGGTCCGGCTCTCGGAACTGACCGCCATGCTGGCAACCCTCATTGCTGACGCCTTGATGAAACTGGGTGAACTCGACCGCTCCCAGGCGTGGTACGGAACAGCCCGGCACGCCGCAGACGACAGCGGCAATACGGAGTTGCGCGCCAGGGTGCGAGCTCAAGCTGCAATGCTGCCCTTCTACTACGGCCCGCTCTCCGCAGCCGTCGCGCTCGCGCGGGACGCACGGATGATCTGCCGCGGCCGGCCCACCGCCACCGGAGCATTCGCCGCGGCAGCCGAGGCGCGCGCCCTCGCGAAGCTCGGCGACAGCAAGGGTGCGGAAGCGGCCCTCCGCTATGCGGCAGGGATGTTCGATCAGGTGGGATCGCATGGCGAAGATGACGCCTTCTCGTTCCCTGAGCGACGGTTCCTCCTCTACCGCAGCGGCACGCTAACCGCTCTCGGCCGCACCGTCGAAGCCCGAAAGGTTCAGGCACAGGCGCTGGCCCTCTACCCCGCCGAGACTGGAATCGATCCGACGCTACTCAGCCTTGAAGCGGCCATCTGCCTGGCCCGCGAGCACAGCCCCGCAGAAGCCTGCGAACTGGCCGGATCCGTGTTCCTCCGCGTTGTACCAGCCCACAGAACGCCGATCGTCGAGGAACGAGCCCGCGACGTCATCCATGCGCTCCCGGCAGCGGTGCGTGGCAGCCGAGCGGCCCGCGAACTACGCGAGATCCTTGAGCTCCCGCCTGGGCAAACGTGA
- a CDS encoding ATP-binding protein, protein MVTAVETSPAVFLSALARQDGVARATVEVESGASSVPLARRFARNCLADWGFARKGDLAERVVLTVSELVTNAIQHARTRPAGETEVVVLSCCYSPGIALGVSVTDNSSTSPEIRPSSCETRGRGLVLVSAEADCWTTTRRGTGGKEVWAFFCSPAAELCASA, encoded by the coding sequence ATGGTGACGGCCGTGGAAACGAGCCCAGCAGTGTTCCTGAGTGCTCTGGCGCGCCAAGACGGCGTCGCGCGAGCCACTGTCGAAGTCGAGTCTGGGGCCAGCTCCGTGCCGCTGGCTCGGCGATTCGCTCGTAACTGCCTTGCTGATTGGGGCTTCGCGCGGAAGGGCGACCTTGCGGAACGCGTCGTTCTCACCGTGAGTGAGCTTGTCACCAACGCGATTCAGCATGCCAGGACCCGTCCCGCAGGTGAGACGGAGGTCGTCGTGCTCTCCTGCTGCTACAGCCCGGGTATCGCTCTCGGAGTCTCGGTGACGGACAACTCCTCCACTTCGCCAGAGATCCGCCCATCCTCGTGCGAGACCCGCGGTCGTGGCCTGGTGCTCGTCTCCGCGGAAGCGGACTGCTGGACGACTACGCGGCGCGGCACAGGCGGGAAGGAAGTCTGGGCCTTCTTCTGCAGCCCGGCCGCCGAACTCTGCGCATCGGCCTGA
- a CDS encoding AAA family ATPase codes for MIVAVAGLPRTGKSTLARNLAKRLPGLLLDKIAVRDHLFPGERSAASRAQNDWSFEVVLTAAAWNLEGTPGGVVVLDGPPLTRGQDVRALNGFASGIGQPLKVIECVCPTEIALGRGRGESGPTPASFDILMPRREPIPDPKIVVDTTLSKDRCLALALQGLRGADVGAQASAGLTGQFG; via the coding sequence ATGATCGTCGCTGTTGCCGGCCTGCCACGGACTGGTAAGTCGACTTTGGCCAGGAACCTGGCCAAACGGCTGCCTGGGCTCCTGCTCGACAAGATCGCGGTGCGCGACCACCTGTTCCCTGGCGAGCGCAGCGCGGCCTCCCGGGCACAGAATGACTGGAGCTTCGAAGTCGTTCTCACGGCCGCTGCGTGGAACTTGGAAGGGACACCAGGCGGGGTCGTTGTACTCGACGGGCCGCCACTCACCCGCGGGCAGGACGTCCGCGCTCTGAATGGGTTCGCGTCGGGTATCGGGCAGCCACTCAAGGTCATCGAGTGCGTGTGTCCGACCGAGATCGCACTCGGACGGGGGCGAGGCGAGTCCGGGCCCACGCCCGCATCGTTCGACATCCTCATGCCACGTCGGGAACCGATCCCGGACCCGAAGATTGTCGTGGATACCACCTTGTCTAAGGACCGCTGCCTCGCGCTCGCCCTGCAGGGTTTGCGAGGGGCAGATGTCGGCGCGCAAGCCTCAGCAGGGCTGACCGGCCAATTCGGGTGA
- a CDS encoding DUF6415 family natural product biosynthesis protein has product MFSTPKDRSIVTTVAAVGGRIPRAARSGKPARDPVDAALETCALVLGEDSPLPETDRDVEDLVRLLRAHIMLLGIGLAAEFALLKRARELSAAELPKGYTPSRVHLRKLAEATRGLIEARRDLDEAEDAVPADRRRGWDVRRLRPLSRNTTRIVVFTVAMITLIIAGSTPPG; this is encoded by the coding sequence ATGTTTTCCACGCCGAAGGATCGTTCCATCGTCACCACGGTGGCGGCCGTCGGTGGCAGAATCCCCCGCGCCGCGCGGTCAGGGAAGCCCGCGCGCGATCCCGTCGATGCTGCGCTCGAGACCTGTGCTCTCGTCCTGGGCGAGGACTCGCCCCTGCCGGAGACCGACCGGGACGTGGAGGACCTCGTCCGTCTCTTGCGCGCCCACATCATGCTGCTCGGCATCGGATTGGCAGCTGAGTTCGCACTGCTCAAACGCGCCCGGGAACTGAGCGCCGCAGAGCTCCCTAAGGGGTACACGCCCTCCCGGGTCCACCTGCGGAAACTGGCCGAGGCCACGCGCGGCCTCATTGAAGCCCGACGCGACCTGGACGAGGCGGAGGACGCAGTGCCTGCCGACAGACGGCGGGGATGGGATGTGCGTCGGCTCAGACCGCTCAGCCGCAACACAACCCGCATCGTGGTGTTCACCGTGGCCATGATCACGCTGATCATCGCTGGATCCACTCCGCCAGGCTGA
- a CDS encoding ATP-binding protein, protein MDLPHAFTASALTGAAVAGGWLLDDFDVLPAPGGIATAVAGAACVLWWTGSRALAARRGLVRGEQVREERDGALRALEAVFAAIDQGRRSVRWAAEQAEQGTVHDNFAPPSVPSRTGDVRTDVVPLLEQAFEESWKTVLMVAARQHQKHQRLTAQAELAEIFNSIAPRLQSLNARSLIEISEVERNIEDPELMAKVFRVDHLQTQIRRAVESLAVLGGNTPSRESAPVPLATAIRRAIQEIPEYQRVRVAPSQHTSAEMPGYVSPNVVHMLAELMENATAFSSDRVEVFTHQAGGGIAIEVLDRGTGMSQQKRETLNRLLAAPETEDPRARLREGRIGLLVAALLAKRHKITIQLGPNIVGGTQAVVVIPPDLLLSPDMQTHGNMPPAQGPRPMASGPARRMHAMPGPDDTAELPRRVPPALVGEAAPAALSVQSEGRPPLPRRGEAAKRVPPPAQRAPNGPATSGLMAKFRSRRPAGDASESDPPGA, encoded by the coding sequence GTGGACCTTCCGCACGCGTTCACCGCCAGCGCCCTGACGGGAGCGGCTGTGGCCGGTGGCTGGCTGCTCGACGACTTCGACGTGCTGCCCGCCCCCGGCGGCATCGCGACAGCTGTCGCCGGGGCCGCCTGCGTGTTGTGGTGGACCGGGTCGCGTGCGCTCGCGGCCCGCAGGGGCCTGGTGCGGGGGGAGCAGGTCCGTGAGGAGCGTGATGGCGCTCTCCGGGCCCTGGAAGCGGTCTTCGCTGCCATCGATCAGGGCCGGCGGAGCGTCCGCTGGGCGGCCGAGCAGGCTGAACAGGGCACTGTGCACGACAACTTTGCACCTCCTTCCGTTCCGTCGCGCACCGGGGATGTGCGTACCGACGTCGTGCCTCTGCTGGAGCAGGCGTTCGAGGAGTCGTGGAAGACGGTGCTGATGGTCGCGGCCCGCCAGCACCAGAAACACCAGAGACTCACCGCCCAGGCGGAACTCGCCGAGATCTTCAACTCGATCGCCCCTCGGCTGCAGAGCCTGAACGCCCGCAGCCTCATCGAGATCTCCGAGGTCGAGCGGAATATCGAAGACCCGGAACTGATGGCCAAGGTATTCCGCGTCGACCACCTTCAGACCCAGATCCGGCGCGCCGTGGAAAGCCTCGCCGTCCTGGGCGGCAACACCCCTTCGCGGGAGAGCGCACCCGTCCCGCTGGCCACGGCAATACGGCGCGCCATCCAGGAGATCCCCGAGTACCAGCGCGTGCGTGTGGCGCCGTCCCAGCACACCTCTGCCGAAATGCCGGGCTACGTCAGTCCGAACGTTGTGCACATGCTCGCCGAGCTGATGGAGAACGCCACTGCCTTCTCCAGCGACAGAGTGGAGGTTTTCACCCACCAGGCCGGCGGCGGGATAGCCATCGAAGTACTCGACCGCGGCACCGGCATGTCACAGCAGAAGCGGGAAACACTCAACCGTCTGCTGGCGGCCCCCGAGACCGAAGATCCGCGCGCCCGCCTGCGGGAGGGCAGGATCGGCCTCCTGGTCGCCGCCCTCCTCGCAAAGCGCCACAAGATCACCATTCAGCTGGGGCCGAACATCGTCGGTGGAACCCAAGCGGTCGTGGTCATCCCGCCGGACCTGCTCCTCTCCCCCGACATGCAGACCCATGGCAACATGCCCCCCGCTCAAGGCCCGCGTCCTATGGCGTCCGGCCCGGCGCGGCGGATGCACGCGATGCCAGGTCCGGACGACACGGCTGAGCTGCCCCGGCGCGTCCCGCCTGCGCTGGTGGGGGAGGCAGCCCCTGCAGCCTTGTCCGTGCAGAGCGAAGGCCGACCGCCGCTGCCGCGTCGCGGTGAGGCTGCGAAACGGGTTCCGCCTCCGGCACAGCGAGCGCCGAACGGGCCCGCGACCAGCGGGCTGATGGCGAAGTTCCGTTCCCGCAGGCCGGCTGGAGACGCATCCGAGTCTGACCCGCCCGGTGCCTGA
- a CDS encoding roadblock/LC7 domain-containing protein — protein sequence MHNDGTPTTGTSAREQLGGLLAGLIKKAPGTTRALLAAGDGIKVAWTEQHVDDADNLAAVISGLYSLGRQQFKDTAGGIRQVAVEHDGGSLYVMSAGADFTDDRAVNTVLAVVATPDADPGQVGYQMEAFVRGLEEHLVVQARPSTFTGSGL from the coding sequence ATGCACAACGACGGCACCCCCACCACCGGCACCTCCGCGCGCGAGCAGCTCGGAGGACTGCTCGCCGGGCTCATCAAGAAGGCGCCTGGGACCACCCGCGCCCTCCTCGCCGCCGGTGACGGGATCAAGGTGGCCTGGACCGAACAGCACGTCGATGACGCCGACAACCTGGCGGCCGTCATCTCCGGGCTGTACTCGCTCGGACGGCAGCAGTTCAAGGACACCGCGGGCGGGATTCGCCAGGTGGCCGTCGAGCACGACGGCGGCAGCCTCTACGTGATGAGCGCCGGCGCCGACTTCACAGACGACAGGGCAGTGAACACGGTCTTGGCCGTTGTGGCCACGCCCGACGCGGACCCCGGTCAGGTCGGCTACCAAATGGAGGCCTTCGTCAGGGGCCTGGAAGAGCACCTGGTGGTGCAGGCCCGACCCAGCACGTTCACCGGGTCGGGGCTGTGA
- a CDS encoding DUF742 domain-containing protein — translation MASGGGWTDSSLEDVRPYTITGGRTHSHHPLHLTTCLITRPAAPGTAHPSPEGEALLLHCSGAPRSVAELAARLCQPVQVVKVLIGDLLDCDALALANPEGAAGHDDIQLLEALLHGLHTRL, via the coding sequence GTGGCGTCCGGCGGCGGCTGGACCGACAGCTCGTTAGAGGATGTCCGCCCTTACACGATCACCGGGGGCCGCACCCACTCGCATCACCCGCTGCACCTCACCACCTGCCTGATCACCCGGCCGGCCGCCCCCGGGACGGCTCACCCGAGCCCTGAGGGCGAGGCGCTGCTGCTGCACTGCAGCGGCGCCCCTCGCTCCGTTGCCGAGCTCGCCGCCCGGCTCTGCCAGCCCGTGCAGGTGGTGAAGGTCCTGATCGGGGACCTTCTCGACTGCGATGCGCTGGCCCTGGCCAACCCGGAAGGCGCCGCAGGTCACGACGATATCCAGCTATTGGAGGCACTGCTTCATGGCCTACACACTCGGCTCTGA
- a CDS encoding GTP-binding protein, with product MAYTLGSDHGSAAALMAQLKIVVAGGFGVGKTTMVATLSEIPPLATEEVLTDAGRSIDDLTKVASKTTTTVAMDFGRITFPDPPHPMILFLFGTPGQERFWFAWPDLSYGAVGAVVLADTRRLEDSFAAVSYFEQLETPFVVAVNEFDDAHRYPPDEVRLALELDPGVPVLTCDVRQRASAMTVLIRLVEHSLRSRGHLTSGALT from the coding sequence ATGGCCTACACACTCGGCTCTGACCATGGAAGTGCGGCGGCCCTCATGGCGCAGCTGAAGATCGTGGTTGCCGGCGGCTTCGGCGTCGGCAAGACCACCATGGTCGCCACGCTCAGCGAGATACCGCCCCTGGCGACTGAGGAAGTCCTCACCGACGCCGGCCGGAGCATCGACGACCTCACCAAAGTGGCGAGCAAGACGACCACCACCGTGGCCATGGACTTCGGCCGGATCACGTTCCCCGACCCGCCCCACCCCATGATCCTCTTCCTGTTCGGCACACCGGGACAGGAGCGCTTCTGGTTCGCCTGGCCCGACCTCTCGTACGGAGCAGTCGGGGCGGTCGTCCTCGCCGACACCCGGCGCCTGGAGGACTCCTTCGCCGCAGTCAGCTACTTCGAGCAGCTGGAGACACCGTTCGTCGTCGCCGTCAACGAGTTCGACGACGCCCACCGCTACCCGCCCGACGAGGTACGCCTGGCCCTCGAGCTTGACCCCGGCGTCCCCGTACTCACCTGCGATGTCCGCCAGCGGGCATCGGCCATGACCGTGCTGATCCGGCTCGTCGAACACAGCCTTCGAAGCCGCGGTCACCTCACCTCCGGAGCCCTCACATGA
- a CDS encoding GAF domain-containing protein, with translation MTFSANVPYPDAPQMERAALLRALGLEGPEPELDEFAARLAQEAGVPYAMVNIFGAEQQFFGLHTPGEESELPTVGRSMPLDNGYCPEVVDRKKALVLPDVFASPRFSGNTVVDRIGIRTYAGAPLLHGDTVLGTLCFVGPVERDLSTGRRSLDLIKQRRDDLMNFLYQRADIQP, from the coding sequence ATGACCTTCTCCGCCAACGTCCCGTACCCCGACGCCCCGCAGATGGAGCGAGCAGCTCTGCTGCGTGCCCTCGGCCTGGAAGGCCCGGAACCGGAGCTCGACGAGTTCGCCGCGCGACTGGCCCAAGAGGCCGGCGTCCCCTACGCCATGGTCAACATCTTCGGAGCCGAGCAGCAGTTCTTCGGCCTGCACACACCCGGAGAGGAGAGCGAGCTGCCGACCGTCGGCCGCAGCATGCCCCTCGACAACGGATACTGCCCCGAAGTCGTTGACCGCAAGAAGGCCCTGGTCCTGCCCGATGTGTTCGCCTCGCCGCGATTCTCGGGCAACACCGTCGTCGACCGCATCGGGATCCGCACCTACGCCGGCGCTCCCCTCCTTCACGGCGACACGGTGCTCGGCACCCTGTGCTTCGTGGGCCCCGTGGAACGGGACCTGAGTACCGGCCGGCGCTCCCTGGATCTCATCAAGCAGCGCCGCGACGACCTCATGAACTTCCTCTACCAGCGGGCCGACATCCAGCCGTAG
- a CDS encoding acyl-CoA dehydrogenase family protein, protein MFDDYLAERHHELRAEVRDFAESKVAPRVADMERTGEIETELASAIARQGWIGVTVDQAYGGMGAGHRAKTIIIEELARVCGAMGAMVQASQLGVAKVIHYGNERQKRRWLPRFAQGSCLPTIAVTEPGSGSHVLGMETTARRDGDSYVLSGRKSYVGNSHIGHVHGVVARTGTGSRGLTAFLVEADQPGLSLEPHMRTLGLKGFSFGELHFDECRIPAANRLGNEGDGLDVAYSSSMLYGRPNLTAVALGIQQAILEETVRFTIERQRYGKPLHDLSTITVKIGQLQSWLMTSRQTAYHAAYLLDTGQPCDAELMNAKVVNVELAIDSARTAMEIHAAASLFTDRPIERYVRDVFHLFAPAGTSDIQLLRLGELALGLNKGQWSERLAATTNADHASAAGL, encoded by the coding sequence ATGTTCGACGACTATCTCGCAGAGCGTCACCATGAACTCCGTGCAGAGGTCCGCGACTTCGCGGAGTCCAAGGTTGCGCCGCGCGTGGCGGACATGGAACGCACCGGAGAGATCGAAACCGAGCTCGCGTCGGCCATCGCCCGCCAGGGGTGGATCGGCGTCACCGTCGACCAGGCGTACGGCGGCATGGGGGCCGGTCACCGTGCCAAGACCATCATCATCGAAGAACTTGCCCGTGTGTGTGGGGCGATGGGCGCCATGGTGCAGGCGTCCCAGCTCGGCGTCGCCAAGGTCATCCACTACGGGAACGAGCGGCAGAAGCGTCGCTGGCTGCCACGGTTCGCGCAGGGCAGCTGCCTGCCCACGATCGCGGTCACCGAGCCGGGGAGCGGCAGTCACGTCCTGGGCATGGAGACCACCGCCCGCCGCGACGGCGACAGCTACGTCCTCAGCGGCCGGAAGTCGTATGTCGGCAACAGCCACATCGGCCATGTGCACGGGGTCGTGGCCCGCACCGGCACCGGGTCCAGGGGGCTGACCGCGTTCCTGGTCGAGGCCGACCAGCCTGGCCTGTCGCTCGAGCCGCACATGCGAACACTCGGCTTGAAAGGATTCAGCTTCGGTGAACTGCACTTCGACGAGTGCCGCATACCTGCCGCGAACCGGCTGGGGAACGAAGGCGACGGGCTCGACGTCGCCTACTCGTCCAGCATGCTGTACGGGCGCCCGAACCTGACCGCTGTGGCCCTCGGTATCCAGCAGGCGATCCTCGAAGAGACCGTCCGGTTCACCATCGAGCGCCAGCGCTACGGCAAGCCCCTGCACGACCTCTCCACCATCACGGTCAAGATCGGGCAGCTCCAGTCCTGGCTGATGACGTCACGCCAGACGGCCTATCACGCCGCGTATCTGCTGGACACGGGTCAGCCGTGTGACGCCGAGCTGATGAACGCCAAAGTCGTCAACGTCGAACTGGCCATCGACTCCGCCCGCACCGCCATGGAAATCCATGCGGCAGCCAGCCTGTTCACCGACCGCCCCATCGAGCGCTACGTACGGGACGTTTTCCACCTCTTCGCCCCTGCCGGCACCTCGGACATCCAGCTCCTTCGTCTCGGCGAACTGGCCCTCGGCCTGAACAAAGGCCAGTGGTCGGAGCGCCTGGCCGCAACAACGAACGCCGACCACGCCTCGGCCGCCGGGCTCTGA
- a CDS encoding helix-turn-helix transcriptional regulator codes for MPARPTNPSKALRLTPTQVQIMEHLAEGATTSDTASALGIKQGTLDGHLRQIGNKTGASSRPARVHAALTTGQLKPPPAPEERPDFSPADLLLLSAVAVHSTTEEIAKAAGGLPQSTVRPAIKALVDTAGAKNAAHLVGLAHAWGLLGPGRDRTTDTQTASTLTGGLR; via the coding sequence ATGCCCGCCAGACCGACCAACCCCTCAAAGGCTCTCCGCCTGACGCCCACGCAGGTCCAGATCATGGAACACCTTGCCGAAGGAGCCACCACCAGCGACACAGCATCCGCGCTGGGCATCAAGCAAGGAACGCTCGACGGGCACCTCCGGCAGATCGGCAACAAGACCGGCGCCTCGAGCCGCCCCGCGCGGGTCCACGCCGCGCTCACCACCGGCCAGCTGAAGCCGCCACCGGCCCCGGAGGAAAGGCCCGACTTCTCCCCCGCCGACTTGCTCCTGCTGTCCGCGGTCGCCGTGCACTCCACAACGGAGGAGATCGCCAAGGCAGCCGGCGGACTGCCGCAGAGCACAGTGCGCCCAGCCATCAAGGCCTTGGTGGACACGGCCGGAGCGAAGAACGCCGCCCACCTCGTCGGCCTCGCCCACGCGTGGGGACTCCTCGGCCCGGGCCGCGATCGCACCACGGACACGCAGACGGCCTCAACGCTCACTGGCGGGCTGCGATGA
- a CDS encoding transcriptional regulator yields the protein MSTSASTRGSSQRNEDLERIVLDELKWSLSGFAMRIREHCAATGHPRSVSTSTVSRWCAGAQPGPELAAAACYVLTRACKRQVIPESLGWSSEDKDVAEQALQYGDLRHAVRMLRRLWQMDSVPRSGSVRRMSFASTPSAVEALVMLPDTEIAGRGQRRVTMADIELLDAHTDLYGRTDARHGGGQFRSVFAAFLAAHAVPLLEGGFNAKRGRQLYGSVADAVLALASMAYDDQLPGLAQRYDLQAMRLAQAIGDRGRLARGCIHQARLAAVRGDGREVLTHARSAVVAASGAPALVRAYVAVTEARAWAYNGDGAQCRAAVERARAAFDRAGRGSDPRWLAWLDRPELEGQAAWALAMAGLADEGEEALKVAMGLPPERTRDSVELLITGAELARLRGERAEWDELLVRAKTAAQHLKSRRLARRLADAAAGAPLHAF from the coding sequence ATGAGCACGTCGGCGTCGACGCGCGGCTCCTCGCAGAGGAACGAGGACCTCGAGAGGATCGTGCTGGATGAGCTCAAGTGGTCGTTGTCCGGGTTCGCCATGAGAATCCGCGAGCATTGCGCGGCCACCGGCCACCCCCGGTCCGTGAGCACGAGCACGGTGTCACGATGGTGCGCGGGGGCGCAGCCGGGTCCGGAACTGGCTGCTGCAGCGTGCTACGTCCTGACCCGGGCGTGCAAGCGCCAGGTGATCCCTGAGAGTCTGGGATGGTCGTCCGAGGACAAGGATGTCGCCGAGCAGGCCCTCCAGTACGGCGACCTGAGACATGCGGTGCGGATGCTGCGGCGGCTGTGGCAGATGGACTCCGTGCCCAGGAGCGGCTCCGTGCGGAGGATGTCGTTCGCCTCGACGCCCTCCGCGGTCGAGGCCCTGGTCATGCTGCCCGACACGGAGATCGCCGGGCGCGGCCAGCGGCGGGTGACCATGGCGGACATCGAGCTCCTGGACGCGCACACCGACCTGTACGGCAGGACGGACGCCCGGCACGGAGGCGGGCAGTTCCGCTCCGTTTTCGCCGCCTTCCTCGCCGCCCACGCCGTTCCGCTGCTCGAAGGGGGCTTCAACGCCAAGCGTGGTCGGCAGCTGTACGGCAGCGTTGCCGACGCGGTGCTCGCGCTGGCGAGCATGGCCTACGACGACCAGCTGCCGGGCCTGGCTCAGCGCTATGACCTGCAGGCGATGCGGCTGGCGCAGGCGATCGGGGATCGCGGTCGACTGGCGCGCGGCTGCATTCACCAGGCTCGGCTGGCGGCGGTGCGGGGCGACGGCCGGGAGGTGCTGACGCATGCCCGCAGCGCGGTGGTCGCGGCGTCTGGCGCGCCCGCGCTGGTGCGGGCCTACGTCGCGGTGACGGAGGCCAGGGCGTGGGCCTACAACGGTGATGGCGCGCAGTGCCGGGCGGCAGTGGAACGGGCGCGTGCCGCGTTCGACCGGGCCGGGCGTGGGTCGGACCCGAGGTGGCTGGCGTGGCTGGATCGCCCGGAGTTGGAGGGGCAGGCCGCGTGGGCGCTGGCGATGGCCGGGCTGGCCGATGAGGGCGAGGAGGCTCTGAAGGTGGCGATGGGTCTGCCGCCGGAGCGTACGCGCGACAGTGTGGAGTTGCTGATCACTGGTGCTGAGCTGGCGCGGCTGCGTGGTGAGCGGGCGGAGTGGGATGAGTTGCTGGTGAGGGCGAAGACAGCCGCTCAGCACCTCAAGAGTCGGCGCCTGGCGCGGCGCTTGGCCGACGCCGCCGCGGGCGCCCCGCTCCATGCCTTCTGA